One segment of Cohaesibacter intestini DNA contains the following:
- the dapE gene encoding succinyl-diaminopimelate desuccinylase encodes MKAASVMTNAPTALEVTRNLIQCPSVTPKEGGALAYLDTLLSPKGFEVQRPVFSQDGTPDVENLFAKISGSEGPHLMFAGHTDVVPTGDESLWTLPPFAGETKDGKLYGRGAVDMKGGIGAFAAAALKFIELHGLPQGSISFLITGDEEGPALNGTIKLLEWAKERGESFSDAIVGEPTNPDALGDAIKVGRRGSQSGTLTVTGQQGHVAYPHLAHNPVPVLADIVARLNHAILDHGTDYFQPTNLEFISFDVGNETWNLIPKSASARFNCRYNDVWNPEKIADFVIGHAKDMLPNDAFDVKLDLQPDISQVFLTKSESLINNFTASVERITGRTPDHSTDGGTSDARFIKDYCPVIEFGLVGQTMHKIDENTDIKDLETLSEIYLDFLEHYFGIKG; translated from the coding sequence ATGAAAGCAGCCTCTGTCATGACCAACGCCCCCACCGCATTGGAAGTCACCCGAAATCTTATTCAATGCCCCAGCGTCACTCCGAAAGAAGGCGGCGCGCTCGCCTATCTCGACACATTGCTGAGCCCCAAAGGCTTTGAAGTGCAGCGCCCCGTCTTCAGCCAGGACGGCACGCCGGACGTGGAAAATCTGTTTGCCAAGATTTCGGGCAGCGAAGGCCCGCATCTGATGTTTGCCGGACACACCGACGTGGTGCCAACGGGGGATGAAAGCCTTTGGACTTTGCCTCCCTTTGCCGGTGAGACCAAGGATGGCAAGCTCTATGGCCGTGGCGCAGTAGATATGAAGGGGGGCATCGGTGCCTTTGCCGCCGCTGCGCTGAAATTCATCGAACTGCATGGCCTGCCGCAGGGCAGCATCTCCTTTCTGATCACCGGCGATGAAGAAGGCCCGGCGCTCAACGGCACCATCAAGTTGCTCGAATGGGCCAAGGAACGTGGCGAGAGCTTCTCTGATGCCATCGTGGGCGAGCCGACCAACCCGGACGCTTTGGGGGATGCCATCAAGGTGGGTCGTCGTGGCAGCCAGTCAGGCACCCTGACGGTGACCGGCCAGCAGGGCCATGTGGCCTATCCGCATCTGGCGCACAATCCGGTGCCGGTTCTGGCAGACATCGTTGCCCGTCTCAACCATGCCATCCTTGATCATGGGACGGATTATTTCCAGCCGACCAATCTGGAATTCATTTCCTTCGATGTCGGCAACGAGACCTGGAACCTCATTCCCAAATCCGCGTCTGCCCGCTTCAATTGTCGCTATAATGATGTCTGGAACCCAGAAAAGATCGCCGATTTTGTGATCGGCCACGCCAAGGACATGCTGCCGAATGACGCTTTCGATGTGAAGCTGGACTTGCAGCCGGACATTTCGCAAGTCTTCCTGACCAAGTCGGAAAGCCTGATCAACAATTTCACCGCGTCGGTCGAGCGCATCACCGGCCGCACGCCGGATCATTCCACTGATGGCGGCACCTCGGATGCCCGCTTCATCAAGGATTATTGCCCGGTCATCGAATTCGGTCTGGTCGGCCAAACGATGCACAAGATCGATGAGAATACCGACATCAAGGATCTGGAGACCTTGAGCGAAATCTATCTCGACTTCCTCGAGCATTATTTCGGTATCAAGGGATAA
- the truA gene encoding tRNA pseudouridine(38-40) synthase TruA produces MPRYKLLIEYDGRPFSGWQRQDNAPSVMGLIEQSLLKFTREQVVVFGAGRTDSGVHATGQIAHFDLERDWHSQKVREALNHFLKETGVAILGAEKVTSEFDSRFMATRRYYRYRICNRRAPLTFEMGRAWQYSYPIDVDLMQEGANQLIGHFDFTTFRATACQAKSPWRTMEKLTISREGEWVYLDAMSRSFLHNQIRSFVGSLAEVGSGRKPVEWITEILEARDRRACGPVAPPAGLYLTQVDYPEDADFLIPEAPWYGHKKD; encoded by the coding sequence ATGCCTCGCTACAAGCTTCTGATTGAATATGATGGCCGCCCTTTTTCCGGTTGGCAGCGGCAGGATAATGCACCGAGCGTGATGGGATTGATCGAGCAATCTTTGCTCAAATTCACCCGCGAGCAGGTGGTCGTGTTTGGCGCAGGGCGAACGGATTCCGGTGTCCATGCAACGGGCCAGATTGCCCATTTCGATCTGGAGCGTGATTGGCACAGCCAGAAGGTCCGCGAAGCGCTCAATCATTTCCTGAAAGAAACCGGCGTCGCCATTCTCGGGGCCGAAAAGGTGACCAGTGAGTTCGACAGCCGCTTCATGGCCACCCGCCGCTATTATCGCTATCGCATTTGCAACCGCCGTGCGCCGCTGACCTTTGAAATGGGACGGGCGTGGCAATATAGCTATCCGATTGATGTCGATCTGATGCAGGAGGGTGCCAATCAGCTGATTGGTCATTTCGATTTCACCACCTTCCGTGCCACTGCCTGTCAGGCCAAAAGCCCGTGGCGGACGATGGAGAAGCTGACCATTTCCCGTGAGGGCGAATGGGTCTATCTCGATGCCATGTCGCGCTCGTTCCTGCATAACCAGATCCGCTCTTTCGTCGGCTCGCTGGCCGAGGTCGGGTCAGGCCGCAAGCCGGTGGAATGGATCACGGAAATTTTGGAAGCCCGCGACCGCCGCGCCTGTGGCCCGGTCGCCCCTCCTGCCGGGCTTTACCTCACGCAGGTCGATTATCCCGAAGACGCGGATTTCCTCATCCCTGAGGCACCGTGGTACGGTCACAAGAAGGACTAA